CGTGGAAAGTTTACGAACGGAATAAAGGGACTAAAATAAAGTCAGAATCAATCAAAAAATAATATCATGATCAAAAACTATCTAAAAGTCGCTTGGAGAAATTTAATTAAGGATAAGACAAATACATCCTTGAATATAATTGGGTTATCAATAGCATTTGCGGTTGCCATTTTATTGGGAATGGCCGCTTTGTATCAGCTTTCCTTTGATAATTTCCACGAAAACGGTGCATCCATCTATAAAATTGTCAGAACCCAACAAACCCCAAAAGGTCCTGAAGCAGGTACGGTACAACCTGCACCCTTGGCACCTGCCTTAGAGGCTGAGGTCCCAGGAGTGAAACGGATTACTAGGTATTTGCAGGACGGTACCCTTGCTTTTTACAACGATAAGGAAGTAGATATGGATGTTGTTTGGGTAGACCAAGATTTCTTTTCCATGTTCAGTTTCCCAATTTCCAACGGAAATGAAACGGAACCTTTGAATGACCTGAATGGTGTAGTATTAACAAAAAAAGCGGCGGATAAACTATTCGGTTCTACGGATATTATTGGTAAAACAGTGAATCTATTGGTAAATGGCATTCAAAAACCATTTACGGTAAGTGCCATTACGGATGATATTGTACCTCAAAGCACGTTGGAATTTGAAATTGCCGCACGTTTTGAAAGTCATAAGGATTATTTTGATAATAAGGAGCAGTGGGATTCCCAATATCATGATGTATATGTTGAATTGGATGAGGGCGTGACCGCTTCTGGTTTTGAAAATATTAGTGCCTCTTTTGTAGACCTACACTATAATGAAGGGATAGAAATGTTAAAAAGGGATGGGGCTTCCCCGGATTCCAACGGCCGATTTATAGACTTGAGATTAGTACCCATGACCGATGTTCATTTCACCAGTTTAAAAAACGGAACTATACAGATTAGTAGAGGCATGCCCTATCTCATTTTAGGAGTTGCTTTTTTAATCCTATTCATTGCCTGTGTCAACTATATCAATATGAGTATTGCCAAAACGGCAAAACGTCTCAAGGAAATTGGGATGCGTAAAACCTTGGGGGCCCAAAAAAAGCAGCTCTTTTTTCAATTTTGGAGTGAAAGTCTTTTTGTATTTGGGGTATCCATAGGTGTCGGCGTATTGTTGAGCTTGGTATTTTTAGATGAGTTTAAAACCATGTTCAACACTCATATTTCGGCAGAAATGTTGTGGAACCCTACGGCAATTATAGGCCTACTTGGCATGGTGTTAGCCATATCCATGTTTGTGGGTGGATACCCGGCAATGCTGATGAGTCGTTTGGGGACCATTCAATCTTTAAAAGGAAAACTGGAATCTACAGGGAGCAACAAGGTTAGGGATGTGCTTATGGTATTTCAATTTGGGATTGCCATATTATTGATTATAGGCACTTTGGTGTTATGGGGACAAATTGAATACATGCGTAACAAAGATTTGGGCTATGATAAGGAACAGGTGGTTTCCTTTCCGTTGAATGGAAAGCGTAATAGTAATGACGTGGTAGATTTACTGAAGGATGAATTAAAGGGTAATCCGGATATCCTATCTGTTAGTGGGGCTGATAATAACCTTGGACTTGGAAAGGATGGCAGCCGATCATCCAGTAAAATTGGTTTTGAATATAAAGGCCGAGCCGTAAAGACTAATTTTTTGGTCGTAGACCATGATTATATTAAAACCTTGGGATTAGAGCTAGTGGCAGGTAGGGATTTTGAAAGCGCCGCCGATAGTTTAGGCGTGGTCATTAACGAGTCAATGGCCAAGGAATTGGAGGAAGAAGACCCACTTACAGCACAATTGGAACTTGATGATGGCGTTTATTATCCGGTCCTTGGAGTCGTCAAGGATTATAATTTCAATGATTTGGACAGGGCTATTGAACCCATTACTTTTTACATGAGTAGAGAATGGGGGCTTACCTACGCCTATGCAAAAGTGGCACCCCAGAATATGGCTAGCTCTTATGATGCCTTGGAGCGTACTTGGAAAAAATTGGAACCGAATGCTACATTTTTGGGTTCTTTTTTAGACGAGAATGTTGACAGAACCTTTAGAAGTGAAAAAACAACGGCCAAAATGATTACAAGCGGTTCACTCATTGCAATCATATTAAGCTGTATGGGTCTTTTTGCGATGTCCCTGTTAATTGTTGCACAGCGCACTAAGGAGATAGGGATTAGAAAGGTGGTAGGCGCCAGTGTAACGTCCATTACGTATATCCTCACCAAGGATTTCTTGAAATTGGTAATGTTGGCTTTCCTCATTGCTTCTCCCATTGCATGGTATATAATGCGACAATGGTTGCAAAACTACGCCTATAGAATAAACTTAGGTGTTGGGTTCTTTGTTGGAGCTGGAGCCATTGCCGTTACAATAGCATTATTGACTATTGGAACCAGGACCATTCAAGCGGCACGGGCCAACCCGGTTAAATCACTAAGAGACGAATAAAAAATAACTAAGAAATAAAAAAACCTTACATTAAACAGAAAACTATGTTGTTACAGTTAAAGAATATATTCAAATGGGTCAACTCTGGCGGACAGCGTGTCTTTTTATTGAAGGACATTAATTTGGAAGTAGAAGAGGGAGAGTTTATTTCCGTAATGGGCCCTTCGGGTTCTGGTAAATCCACCTTATTGAATGTTATAGGAATGTTGGACACCTTTGACGAGGGCGAATATAATTTCTTGGATGAATCTGTGCACACCCTAAAGGAGAAACACCGTTCCAACCTGTACAAGGAATATATCGGTTTTGTTTTTCAATCCTATCATCTCCTGGATGATTTAACGGTACAGGAAAACTTGGAAATGCCCCTTCTGTATAAAAAATTCAAAGGCTCTGAGCGTAAGGCCATGGTTGCCGATATGTTAGATCGATTTAATATCGTGGGAAAAAAGGATTTGTTCCCTGCACAGTTAAGTGGAGGGCAACAACAGCTTGTTGGGGTGGCCAGGGCATTGATCGCCAATCCCAAGTTGATTTTAGCCGATGAGCCAACGGGTAATCTTAACTCCCAACAAAGTGAAGAAATAATGGAGCTGTTCAAAAAATTAAACCAGGAAGATGGGGTCACCATTATTCAAGTCACGCATTCCGAAAAAAATGCGGCCTATGGCTCACGGATTATCAATTTGCTGGACGGGAGAAAGGTTTAATTTGTATTATTATTTCCATTCCTTTAATCCATTATTGGAAACTTTATAGAAATATGGTCTTTGTTTCAAATTCTCATGTAGTTCGACCTTTTCCTTAATGAGCTTCCAACTCTTTAAAATCAAATGAACTTTTTCTGAATA
This window of the Maribacter cobaltidurans genome carries:
- a CDS encoding ABC transporter permease; this translates as MIKNYLKVAWRNLIKDKTNTSLNIIGLSIAFAVAILLGMAALYQLSFDNFHENGASIYKIVRTQQTPKGPEAGTVQPAPLAPALEAEVPGVKRITRYLQDGTLAFYNDKEVDMDVVWVDQDFFSMFSFPISNGNETEPLNDLNGVVLTKKAADKLFGSTDIIGKTVNLLVNGIQKPFTVSAITDDIVPQSTLEFEIAARFESHKDYFDNKEQWDSQYHDVYVELDEGVTASGFENISASFVDLHYNEGIEMLKRDGASPDSNGRFIDLRLVPMTDVHFTSLKNGTIQISRGMPYLILGVAFLILFIACVNYINMSIAKTAKRLKEIGMRKTLGAQKKQLFFQFWSESLFVFGVSIGVGVLLSLVFLDEFKTMFNTHISAEMLWNPTAIIGLLGMVLAISMFVGGYPAMLMSRLGTIQSLKGKLESTGSNKVRDVLMVFQFGIAILLIIGTLVLWGQIEYMRNKDLGYDKEQVVSFPLNGKRNSNDVVDLLKDELKGNPDILSVSGADNNLGLGKDGSRSSSKIGFEYKGRAVKTNFLVVDHDYIKTLGLELVAGRDFESAADSLGVVINESMAKELEEEDPLTAQLELDDGVYYPVLGVVKDYNFNDLDRAIEPITFYMSREWGLTYAYAKVAPQNMASSYDALERTWKKLEPNATFLGSFLDENVDRTFRSEKTTAKMITSGSLIAIILSCMGLFAMSLLIVAQRTKEIGIRKVVGASVTSITYILTKDFLKLVMLAFLIASPIAWYIMRQWLQNYAYRINLGVGFFVGAGAIAVTIALLTIGTRTIQAARANPVKSLRDE
- a CDS encoding ABC transporter ATP-binding protein — its product is MLLQLKNIFKWVNSGGQRVFLLKDINLEVEEGEFISVMGPSGSGKSTLLNVIGMLDTFDEGEYNFLDESVHTLKEKHRSNLYKEYIGFVFQSYHLLDDLTVQENLEMPLLYKKFKGSERKAMVADMLDRFNIVGKKDLFPAQLSGGQQQLVGVARALIANPKLILADEPTGNLNSQQSEEIMELFKKLNQEDGVTIIQVTHSEKNAAYGSRIINLLDGRKV